The DNA sequence TTCGTTACTTGTTGCCGAAAGAGAACCATGGAGAAACTTTTTGCTATAATTACAGAGAGAGTATACCTTTTGAGCGCTTTGACAACAAACACTTACTCGTTCAATTCTTTTCGTTCTGCTCCACGCCCAGCCGTAGCTTGTGGCATAATCATCAAATCCAGCTTCATCCTTTTAATCCTGATTTTTCTCTCCGCTCTTCCAGTATCCATCTACGGTCAGGATTCTACAACCCAAAAAAAGCGCCCGGAGCATTTTGGTCTCGAGTTGCCTTTTCAGGTCTTCAGCGAGTCAAGGGAGAGATTCAATCTTCCCATTTTGTCTCAAGACATACTCATGCCATTGCTCCTTACGATTAATAAGAATGGAACGGTTGGAAAGGTTGTCTGTGAGAACCCCGAGGACACGACCACATTTAAATATTTCAAAGAATACTTCAAGACACTCACCTTTGAACCGGGACGATTCAAGGGGAAAAAGAAAAAACAGATTCTACCGCTGAAGGCGTTAATGAAGGCTGGGACTCAGCTTCCAAGGCTTATCGCGCCAGTTCGAAGCGACAGTACCATCGAAGATTTTCGCCTGTATATGCGTGCCTGCCTGATGAACAAAGTGAACTTTGCGACATTGGATAGTTTTCCTTCATACTTTTTCCCAGCTCGCAAAAAGGACACGTCTTCCAATTTGCACTATGTCCTACTGGAGGTGGATCTTGACGCAAAAGGAAAATTGACAGGAGCACGCACCATGCTCTCATCGCTGGAGCCGCTCGGCGCACAGATACTCAATGCGGCCAACTGGTCACGCTACTCCCCGCTCAAAATTGAAAAAAAATTCACGGCATCGAAGAACTATTGCGTCGTATCGTTTTACCCGAATTTAGACTATCCAACAAATATCTGGACGAGAAGTGAAAATGAGAAGGGGGATTCAAGTCTCAGCGCGTGCTGGCGAATTCGTTTTCTTCCGGATACACTTGGGTATATGTGCCTTCCGGTTCCGATGAACGCCGCGAGCGGGAAACTCACCTACAACGTGAGGGACGTTCAGTTCAGCGGACAAAGAACGGTCCAGATTGTAATTGATTCCACCGGCTATCCGGTCGTGACAAGACCCCAGCGCGGGGAGACGGATATTGAAAGAATCACTAGAGAAGTTATAGACCTTCTGCGCTTCTATCCTGCCCTTAATTTCACAGGAGAGCCGAAACAATTCCGAGGATTTGTCGAACTCTCGTTCGAGCAATCATCCGCTATTGGGCTCAAATTTGACTGGCTTGAGTAAGATTCCAAACCGCCCCAGCCAGGAATCTCAGCCCTCTTCTCGGATAATCATACGAGGAAAGCAGAGTTCAAACGCAGTAAATGCGTGGATTTTGATTTTTTTTAGAGCCAGCCCAGTTGACCAGTTTTATATCTCATTGTTATCCAAGGGGTTCGCTGTAGGCTGAGGGAGAACAATACCACGGCATATAGGTTGAGCCATAATATGCGGTTAAAGCGCCGGGGATGACAATCTGGCACAAATCTTTTGGAATAAATACCGTGTTTTTCGGTAAAAATAGGGAGATGAGAACGTATGTTAAAAGCTACAGCGTGGTTAAATAGGCTGGCAGTGGTGATAAATCTGACAACGTGCGTTTACATTTTTGTCACGTTTGGAAGCAACTTGCTCTTTCCTTTGGTAGTCGCCGCTCTTGGATTAATCCTCATCTTCAGCCTGATCGCCTTCAAGCGATTCCGGTCCGAACCGGTCGTTCGGAGCGAAGAAAATAGGGTCATAGTTGGGAAGGAAGAATTTACCTCTTGACAATGGCAGTTCGAACAATATTTTGGAAAGCTTTGGACGAAATGAAAGAGTTTATGAACCACCTTCTCTGTTTACATCGTCGTTTTACGGTCGCATCCTTTGGCGTGTGCCTTCTATTGCTTATAGTTTCCGGTTCTCTTCGAGCCCAGGATGTCAAACCATCAATCAGTGAAGCCCTCAAATCAGGCGACACCGCTGCCGCCATAACGCTTTTAAATAAAGATATCGAGTTGGATAAATCGTTCGATGCCAATTATCACCTGCTCGGTTTAATTTATTATAACCGCGGACAATACCAAAAGGCCGCTGAACAGTTGAGTCTTGCAGTCGAGAAGAAGGGCAAGAACTGGGACGCGCAATATCACCTTGGAAAGTCTTATATCCAACTCGGCGATCTCGATAAAGCTGAAAAAATAATGGATGACGGCCGCAAGAAGGCTAAAGAGTTCAAGGATGAATTTGAGAACGGCTACGGGCTGGTCATGATGGCTCGCAAAAAGTATCAGGAAGCAGACCTTGCTTTCAGACAAGCCCAGATCATTGACTCGACCGTCGCAGAGTACCATATAAATCTCGGCGATGCCAACTTCTATTCGGGCGTGCCATCGCTTGCAATTGCGTCGTATGAAAAAGCTCTTCTGATAGATACCGCTTCGTCCGAAGTCTATTATCATTGGGCTGAAGCATGCCTTGAGACAAAAGATTATAATTGTGCGCTCGAAAAACTACGTCAGGTGCTTACCAAAGATAGCACCTACGCGCCCGCATGGCGGAGAGCTGGCGAGATTTATTTCAAAGCCGCGCTTTCATCCAAAACTCGCGAGGATCGCGTTAATAGATATAAAGAGACTATAGGTTCCTACAAGAGATACTTGGAATTATCCCAAGTTCCTGCTGACTCGGTGAATGTCCGTCCATATTTCGAACTTGCCATGGCCTACAATAATCTTTCGGGCTACGATGATGCCGCGACCTATTTTGAGAATGTTCTGGCCATTCCCTATGAGCCTCGCGATATATATTTCAATTATGCCAAAGCGCTCATGGGCAAGAAGCAATACGATAGCGCGTCGGTTATGATCCAAAAACATCTTGACTGGGTAAAAACCCAGCCGGAAACGTATAACTCTGCGGTGACGCCGGGCGAACTCTATGCCATGCTTGGCGACGGTTTCTATTACAGCGATCCCAAAGATTACGGGAACGCGATTACCTATTATCTGAAGGCTCTTGAAATCTCGCCGGACAATAAACGGGCTGTCCAAAATATCGCCGTCGCCTATCACACCCTCAAAAACTATCCCAAGGCTCTCGAGTACTACGACAAGCGAATCGCGCAGGGTCTTGATACTTCGAGTATAGGCGTCTATAAAAATGCCGGATATACGGCATTGAGCATTGCCGGTGGAAGCGGCGCTGATACTGACTTTGATCTTGACGCAGGCGAAGATGGAATTGATCCGGTGGCTGTCACCGAAACGGGACAAATTGATCCAAATAAGAATTATCATCAGGTTGCGGTTGACTATCTCACCACATATCTTGCAGAAAAGCCCGATGACGCCAAAGCGACATTGCTTGTGGCCAATACCTATCTCTATCAACTTCAGGACTGCCAATCGGGCGTGACCTGGTTTGAAAAACTCTCGGCTCTTGAGCCGGGCAACTGCGATGCGGCAAAAGCATTGGGCTATGCCTATTTTGCCGGAGACTGCACAAAGAATTATGGCAAGGCATTGGGTTATCTAACGGATGCCTACAATTGTCAGGTAAAGGGCGGGAAGCCATGCGGAGACTTAAACATTATCCTCTGGATGGCACAGGCTTATCATCTCCGCGCCGCGGACAAAGTCGCCGAGAAAGCTGACGCCAACAATGATTTTAAGAATGCCTTCGAATGGTATGGAAAAGTTCTGCAATGCAGTCCGAACAATGCAGACGCTAAAAAAGGACAGGACGATACCAAATTTGAATTCAATTGACCGGATGGAATTCATGATTCCGGCACAAGAGAGGGTTAATGGCTGAAGCAGAGAATAAGAAGCCCCAACCACCTGCGCGGATCAGTGAAGACGACCGTTTTCATTACATCGGATTCGAGGTGTTTCCCGGAAAACCGAAAGACCTTTTTTCTTCTGACGCAGATAAGAAAAAATATGTGGATTCCGTTCATGCCAAACACGAAGCCGGGGAGCTTATCCGAGAGAACTGTACCCTTCTCGAAGAACGTGTCTCACGGTTCGAGAAAATCATACTAACTATTGCAAGTCTCGCGATTATTTTCTCCCTTTTTATCCCTTGGTATTCTCTCTATCAGGAAACGATTGAAGAGGTACCCATCCCCACCAGCGCCAGCACGGACACAGCCGGAGGCGGAGAATTTTCGCAGTCTCCCGACGAAGAGGTTATTACAAGCCAGATGATGCGTAAAAAAGTTTCCCGCAATTATGAAACCATGACTGGCATTGGCGCTCTGGCTGATATAGGCAATACTGGTTCGCGAGTCTTCAGCGCCGGATTTCCCCTCATGATAACCGGGGTCATTCTCATCCTGTATACGATTTCCTGTATTGCCGTTCCGCTATATGTTATCTACGGTGTGAATGCAGTCAAGGGTGCACCGGACACAGTCGCGCTGAAGTTGAAAGGGATACTCAGAGTCGCATGGTATCCGATTCTTTTGCTTTTCGCGGCCATGATATTATCTTTTGTCGGAGCGCAGTATGGTTTCGATGCGACGCAATTTTTCAGCAGTCTTGGAAAATCATACGGGCCGGGGGCTTTTCTTGGGTCGCTCTCATGGGGAATCTTGCTCTCGCTTGCAGGATTTCTTATTATCTCAGTTAAAGGAATAGAGATTTAATAGCATATATATCTGGAGGATGAGGTTACGTGATTAAACAAACAATGTTCGTGACGCTAAACGCGCTGGCAGCGTTCGCAATAGGATTTTATCTTTGGTATGGAGTATTCAGGACTTCGGAAAATCCGATTGTCCACTCGATTTATCAAGGCGGCCCGCTGGTCGTGCTCCTTATCATGGTCTTCGTGATGCTCCTTGTATTTGTTATCGAGCGTTATCGTTCGCTTTACTCGGTTGCCAAAGGAAAAAGCTCGGTTCAAGTCTTTTTCAAACAGCTTATTACTCTCCTCCAAAAAGACGACTATGATGGCGCTTTGGCCGCCTGCGATAAACAGCGCGGGACAACAGCTAACGTGCTTCGCGCCGGAATTGAGCGCTACCGTGAGCTTCGCGCCGATAAATCAGTCGATTCAGAAAAACGAATCAACCTAACCCAGACCGCTATCGAAGAAGCCAACGCCCTTGAAGGCCCGCTTCTGGAGAGAAATCTCATTGCCTTGTCAACTATTGCATCCATCGCCACTATGGTCGGTTTGCTCGGTACCACAGTCGGTATGATCCGCGCCTTCGCCGCAACAGGTAATGTTGAAGGCGGCGTTATCGATGCCGCATCGCTTGCCGTCGGTATTTCCGAGGCCCTCATTAACACCGCTGGCGGACTTCTCTCCGGTATCGTCGGGATATTCTTTTACAATTTTTTTGTAAACAAGGTAGATGCTTTCAATTACACGACCGACGAGGCGACTTTCGAAGTCATGCAGCTGTTGAAGGCGAAAGAAGGCAAGTAACAGACCATGGCGATAAAAAAGAAAAGACGCGTATCCATCCGCATTGATATGACTCCGATGGTGGATATTGCCTTTTTGTTGCTCATTTTTTATATGGCTACCACTCAGTTCAAACCACCGGAAGCTCGCGCCGTTGACCTGCCGGAATCCCATTCCCAGATCGAACTTCCGGATAAGGATATTATCAATATCACTATTACCCAGTATGATTCGATTTATGTCGATTTCATCGATAAGGTGATGATGAATATAGACGGCATTGACCAGCAGACGACTGTCCGGCGTGTGCGTACAGCAACGAAAGATAATGTCTCTGAGCTAATTCACCGCGCTCAGGCAAAAATACTGCGCGCGCTTGTGGTCATAAAGGCCGACAAAGGGGCGAGTTTTGGTGTCATGAAAGGTGTAATGGAATCGATGCAGGCCAATAACCTTGAGCGATTCCTTATTATCACTGACAATGAAACGGATCCGATTTGAACAAAGATGGCGATGTCGACGTCAATGAAGTATCAAACCGCTCGCGAGACCTTGATAATTAAGGCTCCGAAACGATAGACCGAATGGAGAGTGATCTGAATGGCCGGTGATGTAGGCGAACGGGCGCCCAAGGGCGGAAAGAAGGGTGTCAGACGACCCAAACGGCGTGTTGCTATCCGAATAGACATGACGCCCATGGTCGATATTGCATTCCTACTGCTTATTTTTTACATGGTTTCGACCGTCTTCTCCATGCCTCAGGCGATGGAAATCAATCTTCCTCCAAAAGAGATGGAGGACGATCCGACTATTGTTGAGGTGAAAGAATCGAATCTTCTGACACTACGTGTCGATGCTGAAAGCCGCTACTGGTGGAATATCGGGAAGCCGAGCGAGAATCTCCCGCAGCTTTTGCCAAGCAACCCCAATAAGCCGGATAGCGTTGCCTATGCCTTTTATGCGGATACATTACAGGGCCTGCTCGTCTCCCGCAATCGAGCGAATGACAAATTGAATACGCTCGTTCTTATTCACAAGGATGCCGACTACGAAGATATGGTGAATATCCTTGATGATATAGATGTGATTGAGCGCTCCTGGAATGCATTTACAGCCAAACAAAAAGGGGTTGAACCAGACGAGCTGGCCAAGTCGGACAAATTCTCCTACCGTTATGCGTTGGGTGTATGGGAAGAGCGCGATGACAAAATTATATCTGAATCAATTTTGGCTGCTCAGGCAGAAGGTAAATTGTGATGTTTCCGACCTCCGAGAAATGCCCGGTCGGAACGGAACCAATCTGGTATGTGAGTGTTTCAAATTGTATGAAATCATTGGTATCTTTCAAAGCTGAAAACTCGCCTCGAAGAGTTGAAGCGATGATTTCTTTGAGAGGAATGTAATATGCCATCCGATGTTGATAACGCCCTTTATTCTCCTTACGGAGCATACGAACTCAAAGCCAAATATCAGAAAAATTTCCTTTTTGGAACAGTTGTCACGATAGGCTTTGTGCTCGGCATCATAGTAGTTTCATGGATTTACTCGGCCATCATAGGCGACGGCGATTTGCCGCCTGCCCCGACAGTCATTAGAACTGTGGCTGACCTTGGACCGCCTCCAACAATCGTCAAGCGTCCGCCTGACGTGCAGGTCACACCGCAAGTGAACAAGCCGAAGGTTGGTATCCCGACGCCTGTCGCTGATGATGAGGTCCTTGAAGAGGATGTTGTGCTGGCCACTAAAGATGATCTTGCCGATATCTCTGCGCCAGACATGGGCGCCGACGGAGATGTAGTGGTGGATATAGCAGATGATGATTATATTCCGGGGGTTGATGAATTTGTTCCCGTCGAGATTCAAGCTGAAATGATCCATGAGGTTAAACCTGAATATCCTCGTCTGGCTCGTCAGGCTGCCATCGAGGGAGACGTTTGGATAGCGGTACTAGTAGGTAAAGATGGATCCGTTCTGGATTCAAAGGTCTATAAATCTTCCGGAACCGCGTCTCTTGACGATGCGGCTATGGCCGTGTCAAAACAGCATAAATTCAAACCGGCAATTCAGAATAAAAACCCTGTTCCGGTTTGGGTGAAATTTAAAGTTAAGTTTACTTTGGGCGAATAATCTCCAATCTCAGTTCTCCCTGTGCTGTCATTCCAGCGCAGGCTGGAATCCATCTTCTTCTTCGTGCGGTTCGCCGCGGCGGACCGGAATGACATTGTGAAACCATCGGGAAGATTCGCCAAGGGCGAAAGTCGGCGGATGATCTCCAAGAGAAAAGGCCAGTGAAGTCATTCACCGGCTCTTTACATATGTCGATAGACTTACTGAATTTACAGGCAGTTTGGCAGTGGAGTAAGTGAAATGAAGAGAAAGTTGATCAGCGCTGTTAAGTCACTAATATCGACCACACTATTCAATGAGCCGTCGGTGTTCCCTTCTCCTGAGCAAACCAGAGGCGCCAGACTGATAAAGAGATGGTCAATGAGTGCCGTCAAATCGGATATATCGACAACATTGCCGGCATCAGCGTCCACATTGCCTGTTATGCCGACACAGCACGCTGACACTGCAGGCAATTTAACGCTCCCTGGCAGTACTGGTAGCGCAAGGCTGAAGCAGCTATTGCCAATCACAGCGCCGATTAAAAAGACCGGATCAAAGCTAATAAGATTTGAATCGCCAACGGCAAAGCTCGGCATCCTGAAATAGACACTCGCGACAGGGCCGGATCCGGAGGCGATCTCGCTCACCGAAGAAAGCTCCCACACCGAACGGCGGTTGGGGAGGTCATTTGCAATAAGTGATTTTCCGAAGCCGCTTGTGCGTAGTCCGGCAACTGAGATCGAATCAAAAACCAGATTGTACGGTCCAGACCAAGTCAAAGGGATCACAATATCGCTTACCCCAAAATTGTTGTTGATGCTCACATCGATTTTGAACTTTGTAGAGGCTTGAGCCACAACCT is a window from the Candidatus Zixiibacteriota bacterium genome containing:
- a CDS encoding tetratricopeptide repeat protein, yielding MAVRTIFWKALDEMKEFMNHLLCLHRRFTVASFGVCLLLLIVSGSLRAQDVKPSISEALKSGDTAAAITLLNKDIELDKSFDANYHLLGLIYYNRGQYQKAAEQLSLAVEKKGKNWDAQYHLGKSYIQLGDLDKAEKIMDDGRKKAKEFKDEFENGYGLVMMARKKYQEADLAFRQAQIIDSTVAEYHINLGDANFYSGVPSLAIASYEKALLIDTASSEVYYHWAEACLETKDYNCALEKLRQVLTKDSTYAPAWRRAGEIYFKAALSSKTREDRVNRYKETIGSYKRYLELSQVPADSVNVRPYFELAMAYNNLSGYDDAATYFENVLAIPYEPRDIYFNYAKALMGKKQYDSASVMIQKHLDWVKTQPETYNSAVTPGELYAMLGDGFYYSDPKDYGNAITYYLKALEISPDNKRAVQNIAVAYHTLKNYPKALEYYDKRIAQGLDTSSIGVYKNAGYTALSIAGGSGADTDFDLDAGEDGIDPVAVTETGQIDPNKNYHQVAVDYLTTYLAEKPDDAKATLLVANTYLYQLQDCQSGVTWFEKLSALEPGNCDAAKALGYAYFAGDCTKNYGKALGYLTDAYNCQVKGGKPCGDLNIILWMAQAYHLRAADKVAEKADANNDFKNAFEWYGKVLQCSPNNADAKKGQDDTKFEFN
- a CDS encoding MotA/TolQ/ExbB proton channel family protein, which produces MIKQTMFVTLNALAAFAIGFYLWYGVFRTSENPIVHSIYQGGPLVVLLIMVFVMLLVFVIERYRSLYSVAKGKSSVQVFFKQLITLLQKDDYDGALAACDKQRGTTANVLRAGIERYRELRADKSVDSEKRINLTQTAIEEANALEGPLLERNLIALSTIASIATMVGLLGTTVGMIRAFAATGNVEGGVIDAASLAVGISEALINTAGGLLSGIVGIFFYNFFVNKVDAFNYTTDEATFEVMQLLKAKEGK
- a CDS encoding biopolymer transporter ExbD encodes the protein MAIKKKRRVSIRIDMTPMVDIAFLLLIFYMATTQFKPPEARAVDLPESHSQIELPDKDIINITITQYDSIYVDFIDKVMMNIDGIDQQTTVRRVRTATKDNVSELIHRAQAKILRALVVIKADKGASFGVMKGVMESMQANNLERFLIITDNETDPI
- a CDS encoding biopolymer transporter ExbD, with translation MAGDVGERAPKGGKKGVRRPKRRVAIRIDMTPMVDIAFLLLIFYMVSTVFSMPQAMEINLPPKEMEDDPTIVEVKESNLLTLRVDAESRYWWNIGKPSENLPQLLPSNPNKPDSVAYAFYADTLQGLLVSRNRANDKLNTLVLIHKDADYEDMVNILDDIDVIERSWNAFTAKQKGVEPDELAKSDKFSYRYALGVWEERDDKIISESILAAQAEGKL
- a CDS encoding TonB family protein, whose product is MPSDVDNALYSPYGAYELKAKYQKNFLFGTVVTIGFVLGIIVVSWIYSAIIGDGDLPPAPTVIRTVADLGPPPTIVKRPPDVQVTPQVNKPKVGIPTPVADDEVLEEDVVLATKDDLADISAPDMGADGDVVVDIADDDYIPGVDEFVPVEIQAEMIHEVKPEYPRLARQAAIEGDVWIAVLVGKDGSVLDSKVYKSSGTASLDDAAMAVSKQHKFKPAIQNKNPVPVWVKFKVKFTLGE